Proteins encoded in a region of the Rutidosis leptorrhynchoides isolate AG116_Rl617_1_P2 chromosome 9, CSIRO_AGI_Rlap_v1, whole genome shotgun sequence genome:
- the LOC139868332 gene encoding uncharacterized mitochondrial protein AtMg00810-like, whose amino-acid sequence MTDLGPLNYFLGIAVTRTPSGMFLSQKKYASEIIERADMVGCNSSGTPVDIGTKLTTAGPPVKDPTLYRSLAGALQYLTFTRPGISYDVQQICLFMHDPREPHMAALRRIIRYVQGTLDLGLQLFSSSTCSLVAYSDADWAGCPSTRRSTSGYCVFLGNNLLSWSSKRQHTRSRSSAEAEYRGVANAVAETCWIRNLLRELHCLLSSATLVYCDNVSAFYMSGNPVQHQRTKHIEIDIYFVRDLVLKGHVRVLHVPSRYQFADIFTKGLPTALFDEFRFSLSVRRAPATTAGGC is encoded by the coding sequence ATGACTGATCTTGGCCCGTTAAATTATTTTCTTGGCATTGCTGTCACTCGTACTCCTTCTGGTATGTTTCTCTCTCAAAAGAAGTACGCATCTGAGATCATTGAGCGTGCAGACATGGTTGGTTGTAATTCTAGTGGCACACCGGTCGATATTGGTACCAAACTGACCACTGCTGGCCCCCCAGTTAAGGATCCCACTTTATATCGCAGCCTTGCCGGTGCTCTTCAGTATCTCACTTTTACCAGGCCTGGCATCTCTTATGATGTCCAGCAGATCTGTTTGTTTATGCATGATCCTCGAGAGCCTCATATGGCTGCTCTCCGAAGGATCATTCGCTATGTACAGGGCACTCTGGATCTTGGTCTACAGCTGTTTTCATCTAGCACTTGCTCATTGGTTGCTTATTCAGATGCTGACTGGGCTGGTTGTCCCTCTACTCGCCGCTCTACATCTGGATACTGTGTATTTTTGGGTAATAATCTTCTATCTTGGTCCTCTAAACGGCAACATACTCGGTCACGCTCCAGTGCCGAAGCTGAATATCGTGGAGTCGCAAACGCCGTTGCAGAGACATGCTGGATTCGTAATCTTTTACGTGAGCTCCATTGCCTGCTTTCATCTGCTACTCTTGTCTATTGTGACAACGTTAGTGCTTTTTACATGTCAGGCAACCCGGTGCAACACCAGCGCACCAAACACATTGAGATTGACATCTATTTTGTACGTGATCTTGTTCTTAAGGGTCATGTTCGGGTCCTTCATGTACCATCTCGGTATCAGTTTgctgacatcttcaccaaaggcctACCTACTGCACTTTTTGATGAGTTTCGATTCAGTTTAAGCGTTCGCCGAGCTCCCGCTACAACTGCAGGGGGATGTTAG